The following coding sequences lie in one Lolium perenne isolate Kyuss_39 chromosome 2, Kyuss_2.0, whole genome shotgun sequence genomic window:
- the LOC127331285 gene encoding pyruvate decarboxylase 2: MENGNGYSNGHTAVANGLVACPAAFQASPAAAPMVSSTEATLGRHLARRLVQVGVSDVFAVPGDFNLALLDHLIAEPGLRLVGCCNELNAGYAADGYARAKGVGACAVTFTVGGLSVINAIAGAYSENLPVICIVGGPNSNDHGTNRILHHTIGLPDFSQELRCFQPVTCHQVVINNLDDAHEQIDKAIATALKESKPVYISVACNIPGVCHPAFSHEPIPYCLAVRQSNKMGLEAALQATVEFLNKAVKPVMVAGPNLRVAKAGAAFEQLADASGYAVAVMPSAKGLVAETLPRFIGTYWGAVSTAFCTEIVESADAYLFAGPIFNDYSSVGYSFLLKKEKLVIVQPDRVTVGNGPTFGCVMMKDFLTELGKRLRKKRNTTAYENYKRIFVPQGQPPESEPGEPLRVNVLFKHIQQMLTGDNAVIAETGDSWFNCQKLKLPDGCRYEFQMQYGSIGWSVGALLGYAQGAKDKRVIACIGDGSFQVTAQDVSTMLRCGQNSIIFLINNGGYTIEVEIHDGPYNVIKNWNYTGLIDAIHNGEGKCWTAKVTCEEELTAAIETATMVKQDCLCFIEVIVHKDDTSKELLEWGSRVSSANSRPPNPQ; this comes from the exons ATGGAGAACGGCAACGGATATTCGAACGGGCACACGGCAGTGGCCAACGGCCTGGTGGCGTGCCCTGCGGCCTTCCAAgcgtcgccggcggcggcgcccaTGGTCTCCTCTACCGAGGCCACGCTGGGCCGCCACCTCGCGCGGCGGCTGGTGCAGGTGGGCGTGAGCGACGTGTTCGCCGTGCCCGGCGACTTCAACTTGGCCCTCCTCGACCACCTCATCGCCGAGCCCGGCCTGCGTCTCGTGGGTTGCTGCAACGAGCTCAACGCCGGGTACGCCGCCGATGGGTACGCGCGCGCCAAGGGCGTTGGCGCCTGCGCCGTGACCTTCACGGTCGGCGGCCTCAGCGTGATCAACGCCATCGCCGGCGCGTACAGTGAGAACCTCCCCGTGATCTGCATCGTCGGTGGACCCAACTCCAACGACCACGGCACCAACCGCATCCTCCACCACACCATCGGCCTCCCCGACTTCTCCCAGGAGCTCCGCTGCTTCCAGCCCGTCACCTGCCACCAGGTGGTCATCAACAACCTCGACGACGCCCACGAGCAGATCGACAAGGCCATCGCGACGGCTCTCAAGGAGAGCAAACCCGTCTACATCAGCGTCGCCTGCAACATCCCCGGCGTCTGCCACCCGGCCTTCAGCCACGAACCCATCCCCTACTGCCTCGCCGTGAGGCAGAGCAACAAGATGGGACTAGAGGCGGCGCTGCAGGCGACGGTGGAATTCTTGAACAAGGCCGTGAAGCCGGTGATGGTGGCGGGGCCGAACCTGCGGGTGGCCAAGGCCGGCGCGGCGTTCGAGCAGCTGGCAGACGCGAGCGGGTACGCGGTGGCGGTGATGCCGTCCGCGAAAGGGCTGGTGGCGGAGACGCTGCCGCGGTTCATCGGGACCTACTGGGGCGCGGTGAGCACGGCCTTCTGCACGGAGATCGTGGAGTCGGCGGACGCCTACCTCTTCGCCGGCCCAATCTTCAACGACTACAGCTCGGTGGGGTACTCTTTCCTGCTCAAGAAGGAGAAGCTGGTGATCGTGCAGCCCGACCGCGTCACCGTCGGCAACGGGCCGACGTTCGGATGCGTCATGATGAAGGACTTCCTGACGGAGCTGGGCAAGCGTCTGAGGAAGAAAAGGAACACCACGGCGTACGAGAACTACAAGAGGATCTTCGTGCCGCAGGGGCAGCCACCGGAGAGTGAGCCTGGCGAGCCACTGCGCGTCAACGTGCTATTCAAGCACATCCAACAGATGCTCACCGGCGACAACGCCGTCATCGCCGAGACCGGCGACTCTTGGTTCAACTGCCAGAAGCTCAAGCTCCCTGACGGTTGCAG GTACGAGTTCCAAATGCAGTACGGATCCATCGGGTGGTCGGTCGGGGCGTTGCTCGGGTACGCACAGGGCGCCAAGGACAAGCGTGTCATCGCCTGCATCGGCGACGGGAGCTTCCAGGTGACGGCGCAGGACGTGTCGACGATGCTGCGGTGTGGGCAGAATAGCATCATCTTCCTCATCAACAACGGCGGGTACACCATCGAGGTGGAGATCCACGACGGTCCGTACAACGTGATCAAGAACTGGAACTACACGGGGCTCATCGACGCCATCCACAACGGCGAGGGCAAGTGCTGGACCGCCAAG GTGACTTGCGAGGAGGAGCTGACAGCCGCGATTGAGACGGCGACGATGGTGAAGCAGGACTGCTTGTGCTTCATCGAGGTGATCGTGCACAAGGATGACACCAGCAAGGAGCTCCTGGAATGGGGATCCAGGGTCAGCTCGGCCAACTCTAGGCCACCCAATCCGCAGTAG